The genomic interval TGATATTTATATATTATATAAAGGCGACATTTGTCGCCTTTTTTGATTAGGTTTTTTCTCTTCGCAATGAATAGCGCTCCTTTGTTATTACTTGTTTTGTCCTGGTTGGTTCCTGACCACTTTTTGCCTTGGGGTGCTTTTTATAATGATTTTTTGGCTTTTTTAGGGGTCGTTGTATTCATCGCATTGAAACCCAGAGTTCTTCTATTTACTTCCGGTCTCTCTTTTTTTTATATCGTAATTGTCAGCCTGTGGGTCATTCAGTTTTTTAACGGGGTCTATTTCTATAAATCCGATATAATTCTGGCCTTTATTTATGTAACTGGCGCTTATTTTGCTTATTTGGCCGGATTTTCTGGTAAGAATAATGAGCATATTGTTTTTATTTTTGCTTTGTTAGTATTATTGGGGGGAGGTGTTAGCTGTATTATTGGAATTATTCAGTGGCTCGATTTATCTTCTATCTGGGTTTCTGGGCCAACGCTTTCAGGGCGTGCAGTAGGTAATTTGGGGCAACCAAACAATTATGCAACGTTAATGATTTGGTCCATAGTTACCTTATATTATTTATTTGGCCGTGGTTATATTTCAGTTTTTCTATTTGTTTTTTTGTCGATTTTGTTTAATTGGGCGGTAGTCATTTCAGAGTCGAGAACTCCATTGCTTCAATATATTTGGATTCTTGGTTTTTTGTTTTATTACAGGAAACAGCAAAAGAGTCCATTTTCTAAAGTTGCTTTTTTACCCTTGCTGTCGTTTGTTTTTCTTTATCTCTCTTATCCATATATAAACCATGTGTTGTTGCTTGATGATGAAACCAAGTTAAAGTTGGTAGAAGGAAATTATCATGGGCGTATTAGCATATGGATAAGCCTGATTCCAGCTATCTTAAATAGCGGTTTTTGGGGCTATGGATGGGGCGGTGTGTCTGTAGCGCAATTTACGAATTTACTAGATAGTCCCATAAGTCATGTCGAGTATGTCACGCAGAGTCATAATTTGCTGTTCGATCTAATTCTATGGTGTGGGCCTTTAATTGGTTTTCTTGTGATTGGCTTTTTTGTATTTTGGATTGGTAGGAGGGTTTTGCATCCAAAGACCCATGAATCCTGGTTTTTATTATCCTGCATAATCGTACTGTTAATACATGGTATGTTGGAATATCCTCAAGAATATGCTTATTTTTTGTTTCCAGCTTTTTGGATGTTAGGGGTGGTTGATCAGGAGTCCGGGGTAAAAAAGAAACGTTATGCCTGGCCAATACAGATACCGATGTTTTTTGTTTTTTGTTTTATAAGTATTTGGGTGGCAAAAGAGTATTTGGTAATTGAAGAAGATCATCGATTGATGAGAGGACAGAATTTTGGCCTTCAGGTAGATAAGGGTTTGAGATTATCTAAAGATTTAGTTCTGTTGGATAAACAAAAGGACTTTATTCGTTTCGCCCGCCAAAAAGCGCATAAAGGGATGTCTATGGAGGAGCTGGATTGGTTTAAACGGGTTACCTATAGCACCCCTATTGCTGTTTCTATATATCGCTATAGTGTTGCATTGGGACTTAATGGCCGTATGTCTGAGGCTCTTATGGAAATGCAAAAATTGGAAAAACTCAATAGGCCTGAAGAATATTTGTATTACTCTTATTTTTTTAAGCATTCAATAGATGAAGGTCGAGAAATATAATGGGGAGTATTATCTAGAGTATTCGAAATTGTGTTTAGCAAGAATCACAGTTCCACTGGCTATATAATGTACATGTTATAATATAGGTAGTCTCCATTGTAAAATGGATCTAGATATTTAGTTTCTAGCATCTTCTGAAAAACCGGTCGATGTCTGATCAGGCCGATTCTAGGAGGGTGTACAAAATTAGCCCTTTCAGTATCGCTTAGCGGCAGAGTAATTTAACTAGGCTGTCTTCATTGTCATAAAACCCTCAAGCTCAAATCCACCACCCGAACTTCTTTAGTCATCCCCCCCACAGACGCACGGATATTCTGCTCATACCTATGCTCTCCCACTTTGGAAAGGTCCAACCCTCCTGATATTTCCAGTTGGTGGGAAGATGCTCTCTGATCGGTCTTGATGACAATTTCCACATCCTGTTCGCTGAATTCGTCCAGCATTATGTAGTGAGCATTGGTGGCTGCTGCTTCGTTGAATTCTTCGATGTTCTCGACTTCTATTTCTATCTTGGCTTTTGGAGCAATTTGTTGGCTTTGTGCCACTGCTTTGGTGATACCACCGGCGGCGGCAATGTGGTTTTCCTTAATCAGGAACATGTCGTAGAGGCCGAGCCGGTGGTTGGCGCATCCACCGACCAGTACTGCATATTTTTGAGCCAGCCGGAGTCCGGGGATGGTTTTTCGGGTATCCAGCACGGTGATGTTTTTGTTTTTGACGGCTTCTGCATATTGGCGGGCGGTTGTTGCCGTGCCGGAAAGGGTTTGCAGGTAGTTCAGGGCGGTTCGTTCGGCGGTCAGTATGGAGCGGGCATTGCCACTGACTTCAACCAGTGTTTGTTGGTTGCTGATGTTGTCACCGTCTTCCACCAGCCAGTTCAG from Gynuella sunshinyii YC6258 carries:
- a CDS encoding PglL family O-oligosaccharyltransferase; this encodes MNSAPLLLLVLSWLVPDHFLPWGAFYNDFLAFLGVVVFIALKPRVLLFTSGLSFFYIVIVSLWVIQFFNGVYFYKSDIILAFIYVTGAYFAYLAGFSGKNNEHIVFIFALLVLLGGGVSCIIGIIQWLDLSSIWVSGPTLSGRAVGNLGQPNNYATLMIWSIVTLYYLFGRGYISVFLFVFLSILFNWAVVISESRTPLLQYIWILGFLFYYRKQQKSPFSKVAFLPLLSFVFLYLSYPYINHVLLLDDETKLKLVEGNYHGRISIWISLIPAILNSGFWGYGWGGVSVAQFTNLLDSPISHVEYVTQSHNLLFDLILWCGPLIGFLVIGFFVFWIGRRVLHPKTHESWFLLSCIIVLLIHGMLEYPQEYAYFLFPAFWMLGVVDQESGVKKKRYAWPIQIPMFFVFCFISIWVAKEYLVIEEDHRLMRGQNFGLQVDKGLRLSKDLVLLDKQKDFIRFARQKAHKGMSMEELDWFKRVTYSTPIAVSIYRYSVALGLNGRMSEALMEMQKLEKLNRPEEYLYYSYFFKHSIDEGREI
- the nadC gene encoding carboxylating nicotinate-nucleotide diphosphorylase translates to MKIEDVPFFTTLVDHMQRSVAFALEEDIGTGDITAQLIPAEQTVQASIICKDEKAVICGQAWVNEVFRQVDPSVSLNWLVEDGDNISNQQTLVEVSGNARSILTAERTALNYLQTLSGTATTARQYAEAVKNKNITVLDTRKTIPGLRLAQKYAVLVGGCANHRLGLYDMFLIKENHIAAAGGITKAVAQSQQIAPKAKIEIEVENIEEFNEAAATNAHYIMLDEFSEQDVEIVIKTDQRASSHQLEISGGLDLSKVGEHRYEQNIRASVGGMTKEVRVVDLSLRVL